From the genome of Amycolatopsis sp. NBC_01488, one region includes:
- a CDS encoding helix-turn-helix domain-containing protein: MSLSDLGAAVRWLREHTEPAAGPRAGRRVRGLRREELAELAGVSADYVRRLEQGRRHPSAGVVTAIARALRISRADYERLCALAGYAASDGQVPREAGTAAMRLLERFDDTPAFLADAAWNVVAVNGAWLALGGGAATGSGRDWNVAWRTFCDPRGEIDRAEDHQAGFQAVLAARLRDTSLRYPADASLAELVDELRSTSGAFDTLWRTPKTVSAYENRAVFQTSDGEDLTLDGSLLGVPGDDLMAVVLTAAPGSADAARLGAVVRAAGGPSVVRVGQAGPG; this comes from the coding sequence ATGTCGCTGTCCGATCTCGGCGCCGCGGTCCGCTGGTTGCGCGAACACACCGAGCCCGCCGCCGGGCCGCGGGCCGGACGGCGGGTTCGCGGTCTGCGCCGGGAGGAACTGGCCGAGCTGGCCGGGGTGTCCGCGGACTACGTGCGGCGGCTGGAGCAGGGCCGCCGCCACCCGTCGGCCGGCGTGGTGACCGCGATCGCGCGCGCGTTGCGGATCAGCCGGGCGGACTACGAACGGCTCTGCGCCCTCGCCGGATATGCCGCGTCCGACGGGCAGGTCCCGCGCGAAGCCGGGACGGCGGCGATGCGGCTCCTCGAGCGGTTCGACGACACCCCCGCGTTCCTGGCCGACGCGGCGTGGAACGTCGTCGCCGTCAACGGCGCGTGGCTGGCGCTCGGCGGCGGGGCGGCGACCGGGTCCGGTCGGGACTGGAACGTTGCCTGGCGCACGTTCTGCGACCCGCGTGGGGAGATCGATCGCGCCGAGGACCACCAGGCCGGCTTCCAGGCCGTGCTGGCCGCCCGGTTGCGGGACACGTCCCTGCGCTACCCGGCGGACGCGTCGCTCGCGGAGCTCGTCGACGAGCTGCGGAGCACCAGCGGTGCGTTCGACACCTTGTGGCGCACCCCGAAAACGGTTTCCGCGTACGAGAACCGGGCGGTGTTCCAGACTTCGGACGGTGAGGACCTCACGCTCGACGGCAGTCTGCTCGGCGTGCCCGGGGACGACCTGATGGCGGTGGTCCTCACGGCGGCACCGGGCTCGGCCGACGCGGCCCGGCTCGGTGCGGTCGTCCGTGCCGCCGGCGGGCCGTCCGTCGTCAGGGTGGGCCAAGCCGGCCCAGGCTGA
- a CDS encoding MarR family winged helix-turn-helix transcriptional regulator: MSDAPPSLDPVQLGAYFDLIEVTSLLRHAVEQQLREAGDLSYVQFQLLARLGDAPTGSHRMTDLADGVVYSRSGLTYQAGLLEKAGLVVRTPSPDDERSVTVTITDAGRARLAAVLPGHVEVVSGLLFEPLSRDDVKTLARLLAPVRDHMRSTPPRSAAPRASRAAKAQ; the protein is encoded by the coding sequence ATGTCCGACGCCCCACCGTCGCTCGACCCCGTGCAGCTCGGCGCGTACTTCGACCTCATCGAGGTGACCAGCCTGCTGCGGCACGCGGTCGAACAGCAGCTGCGCGAAGCCGGCGACCTCAGCTACGTGCAGTTCCAGCTGCTGGCCCGCCTCGGGGACGCGCCGACGGGCAGCCACCGCATGACCGACCTCGCCGACGGCGTCGTCTACAGCCGCAGCGGCCTGACCTACCAGGCCGGCCTGCTCGAGAAAGCGGGCCTGGTCGTCCGAACACCTTCGCCGGACGACGAGCGGAGCGTCACGGTCACCATCACCGACGCCGGGCGCGCGCGGCTCGCGGCCGTGCTGCCCGGGCACGTCGAGGTGGTCAGCGGCCTGCTCTTCGAACCGCTGTCGCGCGACGACGTCAAGACCCTCGCGCGCCTGCTGGCGCCGGTGCGGGACCACATGCGCTCGACGCCGCCCCGCTCGGCCGCGCCCCGCGCGAGCCGGGCGGCGAAAGCTCAGTAG
- a CDS encoding NADP-dependent oxidoreductase: MKAVRFHEYGAPEVLRYEDVEQPVPAAGQVRVRVAATSFNSVDGNIRGGFMQGPIPVVLPHTPGIDVAGTVDALGEGVDGVQVGDQVVGFLPMDGDGAAAEYVLAPAEVLTSAPGTVPLADAAALPVVGLTAYQALFDHAKLTAGQRVLINGAGGAVGGYAVQLAKGAGAHVIATASPRSGDAVKSAGADEVVDHTTTAVTDAVPEPVDVVLNLAPVDPAELAALVTLVRPGGVVVNTTVWMPAPSDEARGVRGIDLFVRSDADQLAKLVALVEAGELRVDVAERVPLPELPALHARAAEGSVHGKVVIVPA; the protein is encoded by the coding sequence ATGAAGGCAGTGCGCTTCCACGAGTACGGCGCCCCCGAAGTCCTGCGCTACGAGGACGTCGAACAGCCGGTCCCGGCAGCCGGGCAGGTCCGGGTCCGCGTCGCCGCGACGTCGTTCAACTCCGTCGACGGCAACATCCGCGGCGGCTTCATGCAGGGCCCGATCCCGGTGGTGCTGCCGCACACCCCCGGCATCGACGTGGCCGGCACGGTCGACGCGCTGGGCGAGGGCGTGGACGGCGTCCAGGTCGGCGACCAGGTGGTCGGCTTCCTGCCGATGGACGGCGACGGTGCCGCCGCGGAGTACGTCCTCGCGCCCGCCGAGGTCCTCACGTCCGCACCCGGGACCGTCCCGCTGGCCGACGCCGCCGCGCTGCCGGTGGTGGGTCTCACTGCGTACCAGGCGCTGTTCGACCACGCCAAGCTGACGGCCGGGCAGCGCGTGCTGATCAACGGCGCCGGCGGCGCGGTCGGCGGTTATGCCGTGCAGCTGGCCAAGGGGGCCGGTGCCCACGTCATCGCCACGGCGAGCCCGCGCAGCGGCGACGCGGTCAAGTCCGCCGGCGCCGACGAGGTCGTCGACCACACCACCACCGCGGTAACTGACGCCGTGCCCGAGCCGGTCGACGTCGTGCTCAACCTCGCGCCGGTCGACCCGGCGGAGCTGGCCGCGCTGGTCACCCTGGTCCGCCCGGGCGGGGTCGTGGTGAACACGACGGTGTGGATGCCCGCACCCAGCGACGAGGCGCGCGGCGTGCGCGGCATCGATCTGTTCGTCCGCAGCGACGCCGACCAGCTGGCGAAGCTGGTGGCGCTGGTCGAGGCCGGCGAGCTGCGCGTCGACGTCGCCGAGCGGGTGCCGCTGCCCGAGCTGCCGGCGCTGCACGCCCGAGCCGCCGAAGGTTCGGTGCACGGCAAGGTCGTCATCGTCCCGGCCTGA
- a CDS encoding DUF72 domain-containing protein → MWTHKAWPGRFLPPSLPAGERLRAYAGWCNAVEGNTTFYATPARTTVANWAQQTGPGFRFVVKLPKVVTHERRFAGVEAEMRAFLDAIEPLGDRAVLWTQLPGSFGPSDVDALGRFLRRLPAGRRRAVEVRHPGFFTDAGSTSLLEGTLADADAEWVPFDTTVFFQRPPVSEAEQDAWAKKPRLPRRTRALTDRPIVRYLGRDSVEETVEGWRPWTAVVAGWLREGRSPTVFLHTPDNDDAPALARRFHDDVRALVPGLDALPEPAPVEPATLF, encoded by the coding sequence ATGTGGACCCACAAGGCGTGGCCCGGGCGGTTCCTGCCGCCGTCGCTACCGGCCGGGGAGCGCCTGCGGGCCTACGCCGGCTGGTGCAACGCGGTCGAGGGCAACACCACCTTCTACGCGACTCCCGCCCGGACCACCGTCGCGAACTGGGCGCAGCAGACCGGCCCCGGCTTCCGGTTCGTGGTGAAGCTGCCCAAGGTCGTCACGCACGAGCGCCGGTTCGCCGGGGTCGAGGCCGAGATGCGGGCGTTCCTGGACGCAATCGAGCCCCTCGGCGACCGGGCGGTCCTGTGGACCCAGTTGCCCGGCTCGTTCGGCCCCTCGGACGTCGACGCGCTCGGCCGCTTCCTGCGCCGGCTCCCCGCCGGCCGCCGGCGGGCCGTGGAGGTGCGCCACCCCGGGTTCTTCACCGATGCCGGCTCGACGTCGCTGCTGGAGGGGACGCTCGCCGACGCGGACGCCGAGTGGGTGCCGTTCGACACCACGGTTTTCTTCCAGCGCCCGCCGGTCAGCGAGGCCGAGCAGGACGCCTGGGCGAAGAAACCGCGGCTGCCGCGGCGGACGCGGGCCCTGACCGACCGGCCGATCGTCCGGTACCTGGGCCGGGACTCGGTCGAGGAGACGGTCGAAGGGTGGCGGCCGTGGACCGCGGTGGTCGCCGGCTGGCTGCGCGAGGGCCGGTCGCCGACGGTTTTCCTGCACACCCCCGACAACGACGACGCACCGGCGCTCGCCCGCCGCTTCCACGACGACGTGCGAGCGCTGGTGCCCGGCCTGGACGCACTGCCCGAGCCGGCGCCGGTCGAGCCCGCGACCCTGTTCTGA